From the genome of Streptomyces sp. NBC_01260, one region includes:
- a CDS encoding beta-N-acetylglucosaminidase domain-containing protein, whose amino-acid sequence MTPRPPRLTALAAAATLLVGGLLTAGPSAQAAGTTGTGTPAKAQDGPGTPAITPTPQSVKSRSDRITITPTVTMVAGETADESALAVVEKALEQAGARRVVRSTRASASGLTVHVGDTGALAAQKLEGPSALPADGYVLGIGADRIVLAGKDTTGTYYAAQSLRQVLPHQKQPGARVGGLAVRDWPGTALRGVIEGFYGTPWSHKARLDQLDYYGEHKMNIYVYSPKDDAYLREKWRDAYPADQLAQIKDLTDRAVRRHVEFTYALSPGLSVCYSSDEDAKALVDKFQTIWDIGVRTFAVPLDDISYTDWNCDADKAKWGTGGGAAGAAQAYLLNRVNKEFIATHPGAQPLQMVPTEYYNVSESAYKTALSEQLDPDVLVEWTGVGVVAPTMTVAQADAARKVFGHPILTWDNYPVNDYATDRLLLGPFNGREKGLPGRLAGITANPMIQPYASKLSLYTVADYSWNDAAYDPRTSWGRGLKEYAGGDARTEQALRAFADVNYSSALNTDKAPELAAEFARYWKSGDSKRLTSVLGNLGAAPARLRAGLPDRGFIEDSGPWLDATESWATASRTALRMVDAARAGNGARAWELRQQLPAQVERAKSFVYTGLDGRKVPVHVGDGMLDAFVEAATAEHDRILGVSGRPTASTNLGTYQDNTAARMLDGDDSTYFWSDGAPAADDQLTVDLGESRDIGDITLAMGKPGSTDDYLHEGVLEHSADGKNWQQLTAFSGKPDVTTTAPAGTKARYVRARATAGQTSWVVVREFHVATTDGAVTGNPPAATGSALSSAADGDPGTVYRAARGPQAGEFLEVGLGAARAVGSVTVLRPAGAKGAADIQLRNADGDWRTVGRLGGSYTDVDAHGRTADAVRLAWREGAAAPQIAEVVVGK is encoded by the coding sequence GTGACGCCTCGCCCACCCCGCCTCACCGCACTCGCCGCGGCGGCGACCCTGCTCGTCGGCGGCCTGCTGACCGCCGGGCCGTCCGCACAGGCGGCCGGCACCACCGGGACCGGCACCCCGGCGAAGGCCCAGGACGGCCCCGGGACCCCGGCCATCACCCCGACCCCGCAGTCCGTGAAGAGCCGGTCCGACCGGATCACCATCACCCCCACCGTCACCATGGTGGCCGGCGAAACGGCCGACGAGTCCGCGCTCGCCGTCGTGGAGAAGGCCCTCGAACAGGCCGGTGCGCGGCGCGTCGTCCGGAGCACCCGGGCGTCCGCGAGCGGGCTCACCGTCCATGTGGGCGATACCGGTGCGCTCGCCGCCCAGAAGCTCGAAGGGCCCTCCGCGCTGCCCGCCGACGGATACGTCCTCGGCATCGGCGCCGACCGCATCGTTCTCGCGGGCAAGGACACCACCGGCACCTACTACGCCGCGCAGAGCCTGCGCCAGGTCCTGCCGCACCAGAAGCAGCCGGGTGCCCGGGTGGGCGGACTCGCGGTTCGCGACTGGCCGGGCACCGCCCTGCGCGGCGTCATCGAGGGCTTCTACGGCACCCCCTGGTCGCACAAGGCCCGCCTGGACCAGCTGGACTACTACGGCGAGCACAAGATGAACATCTACGTCTACTCGCCCAAGGACGACGCCTACCTCCGCGAGAAGTGGCGCGACGCCTACCCCGCCGACCAGCTGGCGCAGATCAAGGACCTCACCGACCGGGCGGTCCGGCGGCACGTCGAGTTCACCTACGCGCTCTCTCCCGGGCTGTCGGTCTGTTACAGCTCGGACGAGGACGCCAAGGCTCTCGTCGACAAGTTCCAGACGATCTGGGACATCGGGGTACGGACCTTCGCGGTGCCGCTGGACGACATCAGCTACACCGACTGGAACTGCGACGCCGACAAGGCGAAGTGGGGGACCGGCGGCGGTGCGGCGGGAGCCGCGCAGGCATACCTGCTGAACCGGGTCAACAAGGAGTTCATCGCCACCCACCCCGGCGCTCAGCCGCTCCAGATGGTCCCCACCGAGTACTACAACGTCAGCGAATCGGCGTACAAGACGGCCCTCTCCGAGCAGCTCGACCCGGATGTGCTCGTCGAATGGACCGGCGTGGGAGTCGTCGCACCGACCATGACGGTGGCTCAGGCCGACGCTGCCCGCAAGGTGTTCGGGCACCCGATCCTGACCTGGGACAACTACCCGGTGAACGACTACGCGACCGACCGGCTGCTGCTCGGCCCGTTCAACGGGCGCGAGAAGGGGCTGCCGGGCAGGCTCGCCGGGATCACCGCCAACCCGATGATCCAGCCGTACGCCTCGAAGCTCTCGCTGTACACCGTCGCGGACTACTCCTGGAACGACGCCGCGTACGACCCGCGCACCTCGTGGGGCAGGGGACTCAAGGAGTACGCGGGTGGCGACGCCCGCACCGAGCAGGCACTGCGCGCCTTCGCCGACGTCAACTACAGCTCCGCGCTCAACACCGACAAGGCACCCGAACTGGCGGCGGAGTTCGCTCGCTACTGGAAGTCCGGCGACTCGAAGCGGCTCACCTCCGTGCTCGGAAACCTCGGCGCGGCCCCCGCACGGCTGCGCGCAGGCCTTCCGGACCGCGGCTTCATCGAGGACTCCGGGCCCTGGCTGGACGCCACCGAGTCCTGGGCGACCGCGTCCCGCACCGCCCTGCGGATGGTCGACGCGGCCCGCGCGGGAAACGGTGCGCGGGCCTGGGAGCTCCGGCAGCAGCTGCCCGCCCAGGTCGAGCGGGCCAAGTCCTTCGTGTACACCGGCCTCGACGGCCGCAAGGTGCCGGTCCACGTCGGTGACGGGATGCTGGACGCGTTCGTCGAGGCGGCCACCGCCGAGCACGACCGGATCCTCGGCGTGAGCGGCCGGCCCACCGCGTCGACGAACCTCGGCACCTACCAGGACAACACCGCAGCCCGGATGCTCGACGGCGACGACTCCACGTACTTCTGGAGCGACGGCGCGCCCGCCGCGGACGACCAGCTCACCGTCGACCTGGGCGAGTCCAGGGACATCGGTGACATCACGCTCGCCATGGGCAAGCCCGGCAGCACCGACGACTACCTCCACGAGGGGGTGCTGGAGCACTCGGCCGACGGCAAGAACTGGCAGCAGCTCACCGCCTTCTCCGGCAAGCCGGACGTCACCACGACCGCGCCCGCCGGTACGAAGGCCCGCTATGTACGGGCGCGGGCGACCGCGGGCCAGACCAGCTGGGTCGTCGTCCGTGAGTTCCACGTCGCGACCACGGACGGCGCGGTCACGGGCAATCCGCCCGCGGCCACCGGATCCGCGCTGAGCTCGGCGGCCGACGGGGACCCGGGCACGGTCTACCGCGCCGCGCGCGGCCCGCAGGCCGGCGAGTTCCTTGAGGTGGGGCTCGGCGCGGCGCGGGCGGTCGGCTCGGTCACGGTCCTGCGGCCGGCCGGCGCCAAGGGCGCCGCGGACATCCAGCTGCGGAACGCGGACGGCGACTGGCGGACCGTCGGCAGGCTCGGCGGGTCGTACACCGACGTCGACGCGCACGGCCGGACCGCCGACGCGGTGAGGCTGGCCTGGCGCGAGGGAGCCGCGGCGCCGCAGATCGCGGAGGTGGTGGTGGGGAAGTAG
- a CDS encoding NADPH:quinone oxidoreductase family protein, with protein MQAWRVHRNGEPSEVMRLEETDRPTPGDGQVLIEVLAANINFPDALLCRGQYQVRPPLPFTPGVEICGRTADGRRVLATPALPDGGFAHYVVADEASLLPAPDALDDAEAAALHIGYQTGWFGLHRRAHLRAGETLLVHAAAGGVGSAAVQLGKAAGATVIGVVGGAEKAKTATALGCDLVIDRHTEDIVAAVKEATGGRGADVVYDPVGGDAYAKSVKCIAFEGRVIVVGFASGVIPAPGLNHALVKNYSVLGLHWGLYNTKDPQAVRDCHEELTRLAAEGVIKPLISERVAMDGAAAAVQRVADGTSTGRIVVLPSGATR; from the coding sequence ATGCAGGCATGGCGAGTGCACCGGAACGGCGAGCCGAGCGAGGTGATGCGGCTGGAGGAAACGGACCGGCCCACGCCCGGCGACGGGCAGGTGCTCATCGAGGTGCTCGCGGCGAACATCAACTTCCCCGATGCGCTGCTCTGCCGCGGCCAGTACCAGGTGCGGCCCCCGCTGCCGTTCACGCCCGGCGTGGAGATCTGCGGCAGGACCGCGGACGGGCGCCGGGTGCTCGCCACCCCCGCCCTGCCGGACGGCGGATTCGCCCACTACGTCGTCGCGGACGAGGCGTCCCTGCTGCCCGCCCCGGACGCCCTGGACGATGCCGAGGCCGCCGCCCTGCACATCGGCTACCAGACCGGCTGGTTCGGACTGCACCGGCGGGCGCACCTGCGGGCCGGTGAGACGTTGCTCGTCCACGCGGCGGCCGGCGGTGTCGGCAGCGCCGCCGTCCAGCTCGGCAAGGCCGCCGGCGCGACCGTCATCGGTGTGGTCGGCGGCGCGGAGAAGGCCAAGACCGCCACCGCGCTCGGCTGCGACCTGGTCATCGACCGGCATACCGAGGACATCGTCGCGGCCGTCAAGGAGGCAACCGGCGGGCGTGGCGCCGACGTCGTCTACGACCCGGTCGGCGGCGACGCGTACGCCAAGTCCGTGAAGTGCATCGCCTTCGAGGGCCGGGTGATCGTCGTCGGCTTCGCCAGCGGCGTCATCCCCGCCCCGGGCCTCAACCACGCCCTGGTGAAGAACTACTCGGTCCTCGGACTTCACTGGGGCCTGTACAACACGAAGGACCCGCAGGCAGTCCGCGACTGTCACGAGGAGCTGACCCGGCTCGCCGCCGAGGGCGTCATCAAGCCGCTGATCAGCGAGCGCGTCGCGATGGACGGGGCGGCGGCCGCCGTCCAGCGCGTGGCCGACGGCACCAGCACCGGCCGCATCGTCGTCCTGCCCTCGGGGGCCACCCGATGA
- a CDS encoding acyl-CoA dehydrogenase family protein, translating into MTAPDAAGLRRLTRELLAAHPPATTGRTDFLKARFDAGLAWVHYPAGLGGLDAPRSLQPVVDAELAAADAPDNDPRRIGIGLGMAAPTVLAYGTDEQKRRFLRPLWVGEEVWCQLFSEPGAGSDLAALGTRAVRDGEDWVVDGQKVWTSSAHVARWAILIARTDPDVPKHRGISYFVCDMTDPGVEVRPLRQITGEAEFNEVFLTGVRIPDSHRLGPVGEGWKVAQTTLMNERVSIGGARIPREGGMIGPVARTWRERPELRTRDLHQRLLTLWVEAEVARLTGARLRQQLVAGQPGPEGSGMKLAFARLNQEISGLEVELLGDEGLLYSDWTMRRPELVDFTGRDAGYRYLRSKGNSIEGGTSEVLLNIVAERVLGLPVEPRNDKDVAWKDLSR; encoded by the coding sequence ATGACCGCCCCCGACGCGGCCGGACTGCGCCGTCTCACCCGGGAACTGCTCGCCGCCCACCCCCCGGCCACCACCGGCCGCACCGACTTCCTCAAGGCGCGCTTCGACGCCGGACTCGCCTGGGTGCACTACCCGGCCGGACTCGGCGGCCTCGACGCGCCGCGCTCCCTGCAGCCCGTCGTCGACGCAGAACTCGCCGCGGCGGACGCGCCCGACAACGATCCGCGCCGCATCGGCATCGGTCTCGGCATGGCCGCCCCCACCGTCCTGGCCTACGGAACCGACGAGCAGAAGCGCCGCTTCCTGCGCCCGCTGTGGGTCGGCGAGGAGGTGTGGTGCCAGCTCTTCAGCGAACCGGGCGCCGGATCCGACCTGGCCGCCCTCGGCACCCGCGCCGTCCGCGACGGCGAGGACTGGGTGGTCGACGGGCAGAAGGTGTGGACGTCCAGCGCCCATGTGGCCCGCTGGGCGATCCTCATCGCCCGCACTGACCCCGACGTGCCCAAGCACCGCGGCATCAGCTACTTCGTCTGCGACATGACCGACCCCGGTGTCGAGGTGCGCCCGCTGCGCCAGATCACCGGCGAGGCCGAGTTCAACGAGGTCTTCCTCACCGGGGTGCGCATCCCTGACAGCCACCGGCTCGGCCCGGTCGGCGAGGGCTGGAAGGTCGCGCAGACGACGCTCATGAACGAGCGCGTCTCCATCGGCGGAGCCCGTATCCCCCGCGAGGGCGGCATGATCGGCCCGGTCGCCCGGACCTGGCGCGAACGCCCCGAACTGCGCACCCGCGATCTGCACCAGCGTCTGCTCACCCTCTGGGTGGAGGCCGAGGTCGCCCGGCTCACCGGGGCGCGCCTGCGCCAGCAGCTCGTCGCCGGACAGCCGGGCCCCGAGGGCTCCGGGATGAAGCTCGCCTTCGCCCGGCTCAACCAGGAGATCAGCGGCCTCGAAGTCGAACTTCTGGGCGACGAGGGGCTGTTGTACAGCGACTGGACGATGCGCCGGCCGGAGCTCGTCGACTTCACCGGACGTGACGCCGGCTACCGCTACCTCCGCTCGAAGGGCAACTCCATCGAGGGCGGCACGAGCGAGGTACTGCTCAACATCGTCGCCGAACGCGTGCTCGGCCTGCCCGTCGAGCCGCGCAACGACAAGGACGTCGCCTGGAAGGACCTGTCCCGATGA
- a CDS encoding acyl-CoA dehydrogenase family protein, with protein sequence MTARTEESQPPDLLYSQAEEDLRAAVRSLLDDRCDVPEVIARTESDAPYDPQLWKALATGIGAAGLLVPEKLGGQGAGHREAAVVIEELGRSVVPAPYLTSSVVATETLLALGTQDGPAAELLTELATGRKVAVLAVPFSAAGPDTVAVTAALDGTLGPVADAVAADVLLVPTTDGLYAVEAGTAGVVVEPLIALDLTRPLATVTLTGASGTRLADAGTARAAVRRGLLAGAGLLASEQLGLAEWCLTETVRYTRERHQFNRPVGSFQSLKHRMAHLWLEVVSARAAARNAADALATGSPETPLAVAVAQAYCSRVAVHAAEECVQLHGGIGMTWEHPAHLYLKRAKADSIAYGSAGRHRETVAELMELPAP encoded by the coding sequence ATGACCGCACGGACCGAAGAGAGCCAGCCGCCCGACCTGCTGTACTCGCAGGCCGAGGAGGACCTGCGGGCCGCCGTCCGCTCGCTCCTCGACGACCGGTGCGACGTGCCGGAGGTGATCGCCCGCACCGAGTCCGACGCGCCGTACGACCCACAGCTCTGGAAGGCCCTCGCCACCGGCATCGGCGCCGCCGGACTCCTGGTGCCCGAGAAGCTCGGCGGGCAGGGGGCCGGCCACCGCGAGGCCGCGGTGGTCATCGAGGAGCTCGGACGCAGCGTGGTCCCGGCGCCGTACCTGACCAGCTCCGTCGTCGCCACCGAGACGCTGCTGGCGCTCGGCACCCAGGACGGGCCGGCGGCCGAACTCCTCACCGAACTGGCCACGGGCCGCAAGGTCGCCGTGCTCGCCGTACCGTTCTCCGCCGCCGGGCCGGACACAGTCGCCGTGACCGCCGCCCTCGACGGCACGCTCGGCCCGGTCGCCGACGCGGTCGCCGCCGATGTCCTGCTGGTGCCCACCACCGACGGCCTGTACGCCGTCGAAGCGGGCACCGCAGGCGTCGTCGTCGAGCCGCTCATCGCGCTCGACCTGACCCGCCCGCTCGCCACCGTCACCCTGACCGGCGCCAGCGGAACCCGCCTCGCGGATGCCGGGACCGCCCGGGCGGCGGTCCGCAGAGGGCTGCTGGCCGGAGCCGGACTCCTCGCCTCCGAACAGCTCGGGCTCGCCGAGTGGTGCCTGACCGAGACGGTCCGGTACACCCGTGAGCGTCACCAGTTCAACCGCCCGGTCGGCTCGTTCCAGTCGCTCAAGCACCGGATGGCGCACCTCTGGCTGGAGGTCGTCTCGGCGCGGGCGGCCGCGCGCAACGCCGCGGACGCGCTGGCCACCGGCAGCCCCGAAACGCCGCTGGCGGTTGCCGTCGCGCAGGCGTACTGCTCCAGGGTCGCCGTCCACGCGGCGGAGGAGTGTGTCCAGCTCCACGGCGGCATCGGGATGACCTGGGAGCACCCCGCGCACCTGTACCTGAAGCGCGCCAAGGCCGACTCGATCGCGTACGGCTCGGCGGGACGCCACCGCGAGACCGTCGCGGAGCTGATGGAACTGCCCGCGCCGTAA